The following proteins are encoded in a genomic region of Kosakonia oryzae:
- the smrA gene encoding DNA endonuclease SmrA gives MNPDDKSLFLDAMEDVQPLKRCADVHWQRTPNPRAQQRIDTLQLDNFLTTGFLDIIPLGTPLEFKREGLQNGVLDKLRQGKYSQQASLNLLRQPVEQCRQMLFRFMHQARLDGLRNVLIIHGKGREDGSHPNIVRSYLARWLTEFDDVQAFCAALPHHGGNGACYVALRKSEQAKQDNWERHAKRSR, from the coding sequence ATGAACCCTGACGACAAATCGCTTTTTCTTGACGCCATGGAGGACGTTCAGCCCCTGAAGCGCTGTGCAGATGTACACTGGCAGCGAACACCTAATCCTCGCGCGCAGCAGCGTATCGACACCCTGCAGCTCGATAATTTTCTCACCACCGGTTTTCTTGACATTATTCCTCTCGGTACGCCACTGGAGTTTAAACGCGAAGGGTTGCAGAACGGCGTGCTGGATAAGCTACGGCAGGGGAAATACAGCCAGCAGGCAAGCCTTAATCTGCTACGCCAGCCGGTTGAGCAATGCCGTCAAATGCTGTTCCGCTTTATGCACCAGGCGCGGCTTGATGGTTTGCGTAATGTACTCATTATTCATGGCAAAGGGCGGGAAGATGGCTCGCATCCGAATATTGTGCGTAGTTATCTGGCGCGCTGGCTGACCGAGTTTGATGACGTTCAGGCCTTTTGCGCGGCGCTGCCGCATCACGGTGGCAATGGTGCCTGCTATGTGGCGTTGCGTAAGTCGGAGCAGGCAAAGCAGGATAACTGGGAGCGCCACGCCAAACGCAGCCGCTGA